In Leptolyngbya sp. NIES-2104, the genomic window AAGTAAATCTGCATTGAGTTCCAAGGCAAGGGCAATTGCTTCCGACTCTCCAGGATCTAACCGCACCTCGCTTTGAAGACGCTTGACAACTTCGACTGTCGTCACTTGACGAACATCAATCCAGGAAACAGATTGAACTTCTAGAGTTCCTGGGACAGGTGGATCAACTTCTGTAAGTTCACGATAAACGGCTTCGGGGATAATCACTCGATCGTAAAGTTGAGGCAAAAGATGCAGATGCTGAATTGCTGCTAGATTTGTGATGGCTGACGTATCACTGATAACGATCACAGCCGTCCCAACTCCCGCAAGTTTTTCAAATCTAATTCAAAATCCTCAACATCATAGGAGTAAAGAGGAACATTGTGTTTTTTAAGCAAATTGCGGAACTCTACGGTTGTCATCTCAGCTAACCGACTCGCATACCCCAACGATAACCGCCCAGTTTGAAACAGATGAATTGCTATTTCTTGACGAAACTCATTCGGGCTAAGCTGAGCGGCTTGCAAGATTTCCTCAGAAATAACGACGCTCATCGCGGCTACCTCAATGACAATAATCTCAGCGTAGCCGATTCCCAGCACTACTGCGCGTAGCCCGTTTCCTTCAGGAATTTCCGCAGGCTGCCAAAGAACTCTTCTCGATCGCTTTCTTGATAAGCCTCTCGTAACCGATTCCATCCATCTTCTTGCTGACCCAGCAGATATTTATCCGCCAAATAAGCCGCCAAAACACCCTTCACTTCAGCATCTTCTTCAGTTCGGATCTTCTGATAATGCTGCCACAGTTGATACGCATTGCTGTAGATCTCTTTTGAATATTGCCGTGTGACATCGATCAGTTTGCCATTCTCAAGCCGCCAAATTTGAGTTGGAAATGCTGAAGCAGCATAGCTTGTAAATGCGTAGGCAAAACGATCGTCAGCACTGTAAAACTCAGATTTGCCATCACGATCGAGATCCCGCAGTTGATAGCCCAAATTTCCCCAGAATGCACGCGACTCCACGTATTGTTTTTGGTCGCGATCGTATTCGTAAATCAGCGAATATCGACAGCAATGCGCTCCGCCTGTGTACATATCCGCGATCACTTCCGGGTTTTTGTCACCATCCAAATCGCGAACGACGAAACCGAGATTATCGTCAAACTCGATCAAAGGTCGATCGTATTCATTGATCGTTGGTGCTTGATCAAACGCCGATTGACTGTCTCTTAGAATTCTGAGCCGCACATTCTTCGTTTGTGGAATGCCATCGGTCAAAAGTTTCTCGTATGACAGTTCAGCCTTCACATTTTCTTGCTGTACAGTCTTCGTGATTTGTTCAGCTTGAACGGGTAAAGCCGCAAATCCTAACACTCCCAAACTCACTAAAGCGATCGCTCGAATGCTCATCATCGCAGTAAATCCATCACTGGATTTAACTACAGATTAGGAATTGGGAATTACGAAATCTTGTCGGTTTTTCGGGCGAAATTTCCAGTAGTCGGAAAGCGCAAAATGAACGGGTTTTAAGAGTGCGTGAAGGACGGTGAGAATGAGAAATGTAATTGCGATCGTCATCAGTGAATCTCTCGCAAACACTCCCTCAAATACACTACTTACGACATCGTTCCAATGCGTCAGGAGGTTCCAACTGTTGAAGCGGAGAAAGCGACCGAGATAAATGCCGATCGCACTTAATCCATGC contains:
- a CDS encoding UPF0175 family protein is translated as MSVVISEEILQAAQLSPNEFRQEIAIHLFQTGRLSLGYASRLAEMTTVEFRNLLKKHNVPLYSYDVEDFELDLKNLRELGRL
- a CDS encoding DUF3368 domain-containing protein gives rise to the protein MIVISDTSAITNLAAIQHLHLLPQLYDRVIIPEAVYRELTEVDPPVPGTLEVQSVSWIDVRQVTTVEVVKRLQSEVRLDPGESEAIALALELNADLLLIDERRGRAEANRLGVRITGLLGILVEAKQKNLISAVKPLMDALIDTSEFRVSSALYSQILEIVGEA